In Apostichopus japonicus isolate 1M-3 chromosome 3, ASM3797524v1, whole genome shotgun sequence, a single genomic region encodes these proteins:
- the LOC139965264 gene encoding signal recognition particle subunit SRP68-like has product MRRSFKHVLYREIWKCYLEVEVEELDTLAQDINGLKYSAQVASILDSNEPSISKGMAQLGLKDNQPLVDLKLSPCKSLFSDIVLNLIEFPSLDEKLKQNKSAAQGGLGGFLHGWWSGGEK; this is encoded by the exons atgagaagatccttcaagcatgtcctctacagagagatctggaagtgttatcttgag gtggaggtagaggaattggacactcttgcgcaagatatcaacggcttgaagtactctgctcaggtggcctccattctag attccaatgaaccttccatcagcaaaggaatggcgcaactcggtctgaaggacaatcAACCGCTGGTGGACTTAAAGCTGTCACCGTGCAAATCGCTCTTCTCTGACATAGTGCTGAACCTTATAGAGTTTCCCTCCTTGGACGAGAAACTGAAACAGAATAAATCGGCCGCGCAGGGGGGTTTGGGTGGGTTCCTGCATGGATGGTGGAGTgggggtgaaaagtaa